A window of Amycolatopsis australiensis contains these coding sequences:
- a CDS encoding ABC transporter permease, with translation MTTLALDRPAPPRHISPAKGLGHALSLAWRGILKIRKNPEQLADVTLMPIIFLVMFVYLFGGALSGSTDAYLQMVVPGIIVMNILQACLTVGTQLNTDVTKGVFDRFRSMPIARSAPLIGAVLADVVRYVVCLTVLMVVATLMGYRIATSPGEFAVAILLALAFGLCFCWGSVFVGMVMKSPGSAQALMFVFIMPLTFGSNVFVQTSTMPGWLRAWADISPVSLMANALRGLMNGGPVAGPLAGALAWMAGAVVVFFPLATWAYRRRV, from the coding sequence ATGACGACGCTGGCCCTAGACCGCCCGGCCCCGCCGCGGCACATCAGCCCCGCCAAGGGCCTCGGCCACGCGCTTTCGCTGGCCTGGCGCGGTATCCTGAAGATCCGCAAGAACCCCGAGCAGCTCGCCGACGTCACCCTGATGCCGATCATCTTCCTGGTGATGTTCGTGTACCTGTTCGGCGGCGCGCTGTCCGGCTCGACCGACGCCTACCTGCAGATGGTCGTGCCCGGCATCATCGTGATGAACATCCTGCAGGCGTGCCTCACGGTGGGGACGCAGCTCAACACCGACGTCACCAAGGGCGTGTTCGACCGGTTCCGCAGCATGCCGATCGCCCGCTCGGCGCCCCTGATCGGCGCGGTGCTCGCCGACGTCGTGCGGTACGTCGTGTGCCTGACGGTGCTGATGGTCGTCGCGACGCTGATGGGCTACCGGATCGCGACCAGCCCGGGCGAGTTCGCCGTGGCGATCCTGCTGGCGCTGGCGTTCGGGCTGTGCTTCTGCTGGGGCTCGGTGTTCGTCGGCATGGTGATGAAGTCGCCGGGCTCGGCGCAGGCGCTGATGTTCGTCTTCATCATGCCGCTGACGTTCGGCAGCAACGTGTTCGTCCAGACGTCCACGATGCCGGGCTGGCTGCGGGCGTGGGCCGACATCAGCCCGGTGAGCCTGATGGCGAACGCCCTGCGCGGCCTGATGAACGGCGGCCCGGTCGCCGGTCCGCTGGCCGGGGCGCTGGCCTGGATGGCAGGCGCGGTCGTCGTGTTCTTCCCGCTGGCCACCTGGGCCTACCGCCGGCGGGTGTGA
- a CDS encoding ATP-binding cassette domain-containing protein has protein sequence MSHAIQAEGLVKHFGETKALDGVDLEVPFGQVVGVLGPNGAGKTTAVRILATLMKPDAGRATVGGYDVVADPVRVRGLIGLTGQYASVDEDLNGTENLVLIGRLYGYSRVDAKKRAAELIERFELTGAAKRPIRTYSGGMRRRLDLAASLVGRPEVLYLDEPTTGLDPHARNEVWDVVRGLVAEGATVLLTTQYLEEADQLADKITVFDHGRVVADGRADELKRRVGGQTLQVRPTRLSDMDSVNRILGDLAGVRPTRDDATGLLTAPVDDPVLLSTLVRKLDEAGITADELALRLPSLDEVFLALTGHTAEQSTEDKTLEGSLA, from the coding sequence ATGTCGCACGCGATCCAGGCCGAGGGCCTGGTCAAGCACTTCGGGGAGACCAAGGCGCTGGACGGGGTGGACCTCGAGGTCCCGTTCGGGCAGGTCGTCGGCGTGCTCGGCCCGAACGGCGCCGGCAAGACGACCGCCGTCCGGATCCTGGCCACGCTGATGAAACCGGACGCCGGCCGAGCCACCGTCGGGGGTTACGACGTCGTCGCCGACCCGGTGCGGGTCCGCGGCCTGATCGGGCTGACCGGGCAGTACGCGTCGGTCGACGAGGACCTCAACGGCACCGAGAACCTCGTCCTCATCGGACGGTTGTACGGCTACTCCCGCGTCGACGCCAAGAAGCGCGCCGCCGAGCTGATCGAGCGGTTCGAGCTGACCGGCGCGGCCAAGCGGCCGATCCGGACCTACTCCGGCGGCATGCGGCGGCGGCTCGACCTCGCGGCCAGCCTCGTCGGCCGCCCCGAGGTGCTCTACCTCGACGAGCCGACCACCGGGCTCGACCCGCACGCCCGCAACGAGGTCTGGGACGTCGTCCGCGGCCTCGTCGCCGAGGGCGCCACGGTGCTGCTGACCACGCAGTACCTGGAGGAGGCCGACCAGCTGGCCGACAAGATCACCGTGTTCGACCACGGCCGGGTCGTCGCCGACGGCCGGGCCGACGAGCTCAAGCGCCGTGTCGGCGGGCAGACGCTGCAGGTGCGGCCCACCCGGCTGTCCGACATGGACTCGGTCAACCGGATCCTCGGCGACCTCGCCGGTGTCCGGCCGACCCGTGACGACGCGACCGGGCTGCTGACCGCGCCGGTCGACGACCCGGTGCTGCTGTCCACCTTGGTCCGCAAGCTGGACGAGGCCGGGATCACCGCCGACGAGCTGGCGCTGCGGCTGCCCAGTCTCGACGAGGTGTTCCTCGCCCTCACCGGGCACACCGCCGAACAGTCCACGGAGGACAAGACTCTCGAAGGGAGCCTGGCATGA
- a CDS encoding endonuclease/exonuclease/phosphatase family protein → MTVAEQMRVRRKNPLVTALLVVPLVPLAALAALRLIGYDGDWYTLAALALTPFATAAGALLGVLALALRRWWIGGLALVLAVVLAVLVLPRLSASDQRDVHGKTLRVLASNLLYGQADPKAVVDLVREQRIDVLNLVEMTPRAVDGLTAAGLFQLLPYRVLHPAPGAFGSGIVSRFPLKEVNLTGDSAAKQPGAQADLGDGVVAEIVAVHPISPDVDTPQWEREIKDLSRAAGEHGLRILAGDFNATLDHAAFRTVLSRGYNDAAEEHGSALTPTWPSSLPVVTIDHVVVDNRAAVTDYRVFDVPGSDHRAVFAEVRLP, encoded by the coding sequence ATGACCGTTGCGGAACAGATGCGCGTCCGGCGGAAGAACCCGCTGGTCACGGCCCTGCTGGTGGTGCCGCTGGTGCCGTTGGCAGCGCTGGCCGCGCTGCGCCTGATCGGCTACGACGGCGACTGGTACACCCTCGCGGCACTGGCGCTGACGCCGTTCGCGACGGCCGCCGGCGCGCTGCTCGGCGTACTCGCACTGGCGCTGCGGCGGTGGTGGATCGGCGGGCTCGCGCTGGTCCTGGCGGTCGTGCTGGCCGTGCTCGTGCTGCCGCGGCTGTCAGCGAGCGACCAGCGCGACGTGCACGGCAAGACACTGCGCGTGCTCGCGTCGAACCTGCTCTACGGCCAGGCGGATCCCAAGGCCGTCGTCGATCTCGTGCGCGAGCAGCGGATCGACGTGCTGAACCTGGTGGAGATGACGCCCCGCGCGGTCGACGGGCTGACCGCCGCCGGACTGTTCCAGCTGCTGCCGTACCGGGTGCTGCACCCGGCGCCCGGCGCGTTCGGCTCGGGGATCGTGTCGCGCTTTCCGCTGAAGGAGGTCAACCTGACGGGTGATTCCGCGGCCAAGCAGCCGGGCGCGCAGGCCGACCTCGGCGACGGCGTCGTGGCGGAGATCGTCGCCGTCCACCCGATCTCCCCGGACGTCGACACCCCGCAGTGGGAGCGCGAGATCAAGGACCTCTCCCGCGCGGCGGGTGAGCACGGCCTGCGCATCCTGGCGGGCGACTTCAACGCGACACTGGACCACGCGGCGTTCCGGACGGTCCTGTCCCGCGGCTACAACGACGCGGCGGAGGAGCACGGCTCGGCGCTGACCCCGACGTGGCCGTCGTCGCTGCCGGTGGTGACGATCGACCACGTCGT